One genomic window of Prochlorococcus sp. MIT 0801 includes the following:
- a CDS encoding alpha/beta fold hydrolase codes for MVSSVVETNLSDWKFLGHPVHSLSIIPEAHKTKTDEEKGPAILLIHGFGASTTHWRHNLPVLGKQYEVHALDLLGFGKSSKPSGLAYGGPLWRDQIVAYVKEKIGRPTVLVGNSLGGYAALASGSAMGPEAAGVVLLNAAGYFSADKKTTKGTWATARKTIAGIFLKNALLQRIIFENLRQPSTIKRTLNQVYIDTSNVDDELVEAIRKPSLDKGAFNVFKSVFDPAGPQGRPLDELFAQLKAPLLLLWGNRDPWMNAPGKRATYKKHTPTNTKEVILDAGHCPHDEVPDQVNSALLEWINQL; via the coding sequence ATGGTTTCCTCAGTTGTAGAAACAAATCTTTCTGATTGGAAATTCCTAGGTCACCCTGTTCACAGTCTGAGCATTATTCCTGAAGCTCATAAAACCAAGACCGATGAAGAAAAAGGTCCAGCAATTCTCTTAATTCATGGCTTTGGTGCTTCTACAACTCATTGGAGGCACAACTTACCAGTACTTGGAAAGCAGTATGAAGTTCACGCTCTGGATCTTCTTGGGTTTGGTAAAAGCTCTAAACCGAGTGGACTTGCTTATGGAGGACCACTTTGGAGAGATCAAATAGTTGCTTACGTAAAAGAAAAAATTGGGAGACCTACAGTACTTGTAGGTAATTCTCTAGGAGGATATGCTGCGCTTGCCAGTGGTTCGGCTATGGGTCCAGAAGCAGCGGGTGTGGTTTTATTAAATGCTGCTGGTTATTTCAGTGCAGATAAGAAAACAACAAAAGGAACTTGGGCGACAGCTAGAAAAACTATTGCTGGTATCTTTCTCAAAAATGCTCTATTGCAAAGAATAATTTTTGAAAACCTTAGACAGCCTTCAACAATTAAACGTACTTTGAATCAAGTTTATATTGATACATCTAACGTTGATGATGAACTAGTAGAAGCGATCCGAAAACCATCTTTGGATAAGGGTGCTTTTAATGTCTTCAAAAGTGTTTTCGATCCAGCAGGACCTCAGGGAAGACCACTTGATGAGTTATTTGCTCAGTTGAAGGCACCATTATTATTGCTATGGGGTAATAGAGATCCTTGGATGAATGCTCCTGGTAAAAGGGCTACTTATAAAAAACACACTCCCACAAATACAAAAGAAGTTATTTTAGATGCTGGTCATTGTCCTCATGACGAAGTGCCCGATCAAGTTAATTCAGCTCTTTTAGAATGGATTAATCAGCTTTAA
- a CDS encoding low molecular weight protein-tyrosine-phosphatase, giving the protein MVKKILFVCLGNICRSPAAEGIFTKKIKERDLEKLFVVDSAGTGSWHVGNLPDKRMRSTALSRGIELTSRSRQIEENDLYEFDQILVMDKDNLDAVKSLTKDQNNPVNSKIKLILSYSKNFQLDEVPDPYYGGQNGFDKVIDLLDDAMDGLIDSLTD; this is encoded by the coding sequence ATGGTAAAAAAAATTCTCTTTGTTTGCTTGGGAAATATTTGTCGTTCGCCTGCAGCTGAAGGAATTTTTACTAAAAAAATTAAAGAGAGAGATTTAGAAAAATTGTTTGTAGTTGATTCCGCAGGTACTGGTAGTTGGCATGTAGGAAATCTTCCTGATAAAAGAATGCGCTCAACAGCGTTATCAAGGGGGATAGAACTGACCAGTAGGTCGAGACAAATCGAAGAAAATGATTTATATGAGTTTGATCAGATTCTTGTTATGGATAAAGATAATCTCGACGCTGTTAAATCATTAACTAAAGATCAAAATAATCCTGTAAATTCTAAAATAAAACTGATTCTAAGTTACTCAAAAAACTTTCAATTAGATGAAGTTCCTGACCCTTATTATGGCGGTCAAAATGGATTCGACAAAGTTATAGATTTACTTGATGATGCTATGGATGGATTAATAGATAGTCTCACGGATTAG
- a CDS encoding galactose mutarotase, with protein MSISFEKKTKPYPHWEYSNLEFDSSISIVPERGGLITEWRSEGKELLYFDLERFLDKDKSVRGGIPILFPICGGLSEGYSLGGKKYFLKQHGFARDLPWSIGLLKDKLGIRLKLTDTKDSRSYFPFFFTLWMDACLKEKSLQISIKIQNQSQDSMPFSVGLHPYFQVSNIQKIKIDGLPEKCIDQTNMKVTNVSDQIRILDKGVDFLSYPSSSVKLFDFLSRNVIELIHQEPMDTTVIWTDPPRQMVCLEPWTSPRNSLVTGDRKLEIKPEEYIELFTTFQHNSF; from the coding sequence ATGTCCATCAGTTTCGAAAAAAAGACAAAGCCTTATCCTCATTGGGAATATTCAAACCTTGAATTTGATTCATCAATAAGTATTGTTCCTGAAAGAGGAGGGCTGATTACTGAATGGCGAAGCGAAGGGAAGGAACTTTTGTACTTTGATTTAGAGCGTTTTCTAGATAAAGATAAAAGTGTCAGAGGAGGAATACCTATCCTTTTCCCCATATGCGGGGGTTTGTCTGAGGGCTATTCACTTGGTGGCAAGAAGTATTTTTTAAAACAACATGGTTTTGCTAGAGATTTACCTTGGTCAATAGGTTTATTAAAAGATAAACTAGGAATAAGGCTTAAACTCACTGATACAAAAGATTCACGTTCTTATTTTCCTTTCTTTTTTACTCTGTGGATGGATGCATGCTTGAAAGAAAAAAGTCTTCAAATATCTATTAAAATCCAGAACCAGAGTCAAGATTCTATGCCTTTCAGTGTTGGTCTGCATCCATATTTTCAAGTTTCAAACATACAAAAAATAAAGATAGATGGTTTGCCTGAAAAATGTATTGATCAAACTAATATGAAAGTTACTAATGTCTCTGACCAGATAAGAATTTTAGATAAAGGTGTTGATTTTCTTTCTTATCCTTCTTCTTCGGTTAAACTGTTTGATTTTTTATCTAGGAATGTAATTGAATTAATTCATCAAGAGCCAATGGATACAACTGTCATATGGACTGATCCTCCTAGACAAATGGTTTGTCTGGAGCCTTGGACTAGCCCAAGGAATTCACTGGTGACTGGAGATAGAAAGCTGGAAATCAAACCGGAAGAATATATAGAATTATTTACTACTTTTCAGCATAATTCTTTTTAG
- a CDS encoding NADP-dependent isocitrate dehydrogenase — translation MANFEKLSAPSKGQRITFFDGNPVVPDHPIIPFIRGDGTGIDIWPATQLVIDKAIEKAYGKNRSIEWFKIYAGDEACELYGTYQYLPNDTLEAIRTYGMAIKGPLTTPVGGGIRSLNVSLRQIFDLYSCVRPCKYYAGTPSPHKKPQDLDVIVYRENTEDIYMGIEWESDDPECIKLIDQLNNEIIPASQKLKNRKIPSGSGIGIKPVSKSGSQRHIRRAIKHALTLEGSKRHVTLVHKGNIMKFTEGAFRDWGYELATTEFRSECVTERESWILDNVEKNPHISYEENAELIDPGYSFLTEEKKKAICDEVCSVLTIIGTSHGNGKWKDMVMVDDRIADSIFQQIQTRPQEYSILATLNLNGDYISDAAAAIVGGLGMAPGANIGDTAAIFEATHGTAPKHAGLDRINPGSVILSGVMMLEYLGWNEAAKLITNGLSKSISDKQVTYDLARLMEPRVEPLSCSDFAKSIVERF, via the coding sequence ATGGCAAATTTTGAAAAGCTTAGTGCTCCGTCAAAAGGCCAAAGAATTACTTTTTTTGATGGAAACCCAGTAGTCCCAGACCATCCAATTATTCCATTTATCAGAGGGGATGGAACAGGAATAGATATTTGGCCAGCTACACAATTAGTTATCGATAAAGCTATTGAAAAGGCTTATGGAAAAAATCGATCCATTGAATGGTTCAAAATCTATGCAGGTGATGAAGCTTGCGAGTTATACGGAACTTATCAATATTTACCAAACGATACCCTCGAAGCGATACGAACTTACGGGATGGCTATCAAAGGACCTTTAACCACTCCTGTAGGTGGTGGAATTAGATCTTTAAACGTATCTCTAAGACAGATTTTTGATCTATATTCATGTGTTAGACCTTGCAAATATTACGCAGGGACTCCAAGCCCTCATAAAAAGCCGCAAGATTTAGATGTAATTGTTTATAGAGAAAATACTGAAGATATTTATATGGGTATTGAATGGGAATCTGATGATCCCGAATGCATCAAATTGATTGACCAACTCAATAATGAAATAATTCCAGCCAGCCAAAAACTAAAAAACAGGAAAATTCCAAGCGGATCAGGAATAGGCATTAAACCAGTTAGTAAAAGTGGTAGTCAAAGACATATCAGACGTGCAATTAAACATGCACTCACCCTTGAGGGGAGCAAAAGACATGTGACCTTGGTTCACAAGGGAAACATCATGAAATTCACTGAAGGAGCTTTCAGAGATTGGGGATACGAATTAGCAACCACAGAATTTAGGAGTGAATGCGTTACCGAGAGAGAAAGTTGGATTTTAGATAATGTAGAAAAAAATCCTCACATCTCTTACGAGGAGAATGCTGAGTTGATTGATCCAGGATATTCCTTTTTAACAGAAGAGAAAAAGAAAGCTATTTGTGATGAGGTTTGTTCCGTTCTTACAATCATTGGAACTAGTCATGGCAATGGTAAATGGAAAGATATGGTGATGGTTGATGACCGAATAGCAGATAGTATTTTTCAACAAATTCAAACTCGTCCTCAAGAGTATTCAATACTTGCAACTCTCAATCTTAATGGTGATTACATATCGGATGCGGCCGCTGCAATTGTTGGTGGACTGGGGATGGCACCAGGTGCAAACATTGGAGATACAGCGGCTATTTTCGAAGCCACGCATGGAACAGCTCCGAAACATGCAGGCTTGGACAGAATAAATCCAGGTTCAGTAATATTAAGCGGAGTAATGATGCTTGAATATTTGGGTTGGAATGAGGCAGCAAAATTAATTACAAATGGATTGAGCAAATCTATTTCAGACAAACAAGTGACTTACGATCTAGCACGTTTAATGGAACCACGCGTAGAGCCTCTTAGTTGTAGTGATTTTGCTAAATCAATTGTTGAAAGATTTTAA
- a CDS encoding bifunctional pantoate--beta-alanine ligase/(d)CMP kinase has protein sequence MVRKIFQTNAELKDWLSEQNSAIIFIPTMGGLHPGHKYLIQKAKERKTNINQIILLSIFVNPLQFSKGEDFKKYPRNINRDAELAFSAGADAIWAPDYDEVFPGGEDSHFKIEVPKTLHNQLCGAERKGHFDGVATVIIRLIKIIKPEKLILGEKDWQQLIIIRKLFQELSIPVKIESYSTQRDQSGFAYSSRNSYLSDSERVNAQSLPNAIKEAKTEFDKGKVINLTKIASIFEENNLKIEYLKIVDPFSLKETENINRLCLLAAAVKCGSTRLIDHTFLMQRKPIVAIDGPAGAGKSTVTKAFAKKLGFIYLDTGAMYRAVTWLIISNSIDPNDQAEIKNILKDLKLEFKNSSFVEQKIFINNIDVTEQIRSPKVTSMVSEIAKQQFVRELLTRKQQVIGNNGGLVAEGRDIGTAVFPDADLKIFLTASPTERAKRRALDLNKRGYEFSSIEDLEKEIKERDKKDSERKIAPLKKAQEAIELVTDGMNIEDVLKELIDIFRSKIPEEVWPTPNP, from the coding sequence GTGGTACGAAAAATCTTCCAAACTAATGCTGAATTAAAAGATTGGCTTAGTGAACAAAATTCAGCAATAATTTTTATCCCTACCATGGGAGGACTTCACCCTGGGCACAAATATTTAATTCAGAAAGCAAAAGAAAGGAAAACAAACATAAACCAAATTATTCTTTTAAGTATTTTTGTAAATCCATTGCAATTTAGCAAGGGTGAAGACTTCAAAAAATATCCCAGAAATATAAACAGAGATGCTGAATTAGCTTTTAGCGCGGGAGCAGATGCAATTTGGGCTCCAGATTATGACGAAGTTTTTCCTGGAGGTGAAGATTCACATTTTAAAATTGAAGTACCTAAAACATTACATAATCAATTATGTGGTGCTGAAAGGAAAGGACATTTTGATGGAGTCGCAACCGTTATTATTCGATTGATCAAAATTATCAAGCCAGAGAAACTAATTCTGGGAGAAAAAGATTGGCAACAATTAATTATAATTAGAAAACTCTTTCAAGAACTATCAATACCTGTAAAGATTGAATCCTATTCTACACAAAGAGACCAAAGTGGATTTGCTTATAGTTCAAGAAATTCTTATCTTAGTGATTCTGAAAGAGTAAATGCTCAATCATTACCTAATGCAATCAAAGAAGCAAAAACAGAATTTGATAAAGGGAAAGTAATAAATCTCACAAAAATAGCTTCGATATTTGAAGAAAATAATTTAAAAATTGAATATCTCAAAATCGTAGATCCATTTTCATTAAAAGAAACAGAAAATATCAATAGACTATGCCTTTTGGCAGCAGCAGTAAAATGTGGGTCTACAAGGCTAATCGATCACACTTTTCTGATGCAAAGAAAACCAATTGTTGCGATTGATGGGCCTGCTGGTGCAGGGAAAAGCACAGTAACTAAAGCATTTGCCAAGAAACTTGGTTTTATTTATTTAGATACTGGCGCAATGTATCGAGCAGTGACTTGGTTAATAATAAGCAATTCGATTGATCCAAATGATCAAGCGGAAATCAAAAATATCTTAAAAGATTTAAAATTAGAATTTAAAAACTCTAGCTTTGTTGAGCAAAAAATATTCATAAATAATATTGACGTAACAGAACAAATTAGATCCCCTAAAGTGACTTCAATGGTTTCCGAAATTGCCAAACAACAATTTGTAAGAGAACTATTGACCCGAAAACAACAAGTAATTGGAAACAATGGGGGCTTGGTCGCGGAAGGAAGAGACATAGGCACAGCTGTATTTCCAGATGCAGACCTCAAAATTTTTCTTACTGCCTCTCCAACAGAAAGAGCAAAAAGAAGAGCCCTTGACTTAAACAAAAGAGGTTATGAATTCTCCAGCATTGAAGATCTTGAAAAAGAAATTAAAGAAAGAGATAAAAAAGATAGTGAACGAAAAATAGCTCCTTTAAAAAAAGCTCAAGAGGCAATAGAGCTCGTAACAGATGGTATGAATATTGAAGATGTATTAAAAGAACTGATTGATATTTTCAGATCAAAGATTCCAGAGGAAGTCTGGCCAACGCCTAATCCGTGA
- a CDS encoding four-carbon acid sugar kinase family protein — MKIIIFDDDPTGSQTVYGCPLLLNWDEHNLEKAFKQSSPLIFILANTRSLSSVLAVKKTREICSSIKKFFLRQGYSKDDFFYISRGDSTLRGHGVLEPAILEEELGPFDATFHIPAFLEGGRTTENGIHYLNGIPVHTTDFGHDNIFGFSTSNLAKWIEEKSFGKIQAKNILHVEIKQLDMAFNNEDDFESLLKFLSNLENNTSVVVDAKLPHHLEILASAIKVVSKEKRFLFRTAASFINSLSALPPNPQDAADLVALKLKNKECKYKPGLVMVGSHVKLATDQLKVLLIDNSCEGVEIPVSKLANIFALEDYQQAILELEHTLLSEIDDILGIEKIPVLYTSREEMKFSACPERMNFGLQLAEFMAVLVRKITNKLGYIISKGGITTQILLQKGFNFNHVNLKGQVLPGLSIVTSNSDQYNLPIVTFPGNLGNEKTLLEVLKLMESIP, encoded by the coding sequence ATGAAAATAATTATTTTTGATGATGATCCAACTGGATCTCAAACTGTTTATGGATGCCCATTATTATTAAACTGGGATGAACATAATCTAGAGAAAGCATTTAAACAGTCTTCTCCTTTAATATTTATACTTGCAAACACAAGATCTTTATCTTCTGTTTTGGCTGTTAAGAAAACTAGAGAAATATGCTCATCTATTAAGAAATTTTTTTTAAGACAAGGATATTCCAAAGATGATTTCTTTTATATTAGTCGAGGTGATTCAACATTACGTGGTCATGGTGTTTTGGAACCTGCAATTCTCGAGGAAGAATTAGGGCCATTTGATGCAACATTTCACATTCCAGCTTTTTTGGAAGGTGGAAGAACAACTGAGAACGGTATTCATTATTTAAATGGTATACCTGTTCATACTACTGATTTTGGTCATGATAATATTTTTGGATTTTCTACTAGTAATTTAGCTAAATGGATTGAAGAAAAAAGTTTTGGAAAGATTCAGGCGAAAAATATCTTACATGTTGAAATTAAACAATTAGATATGGCTTTTAATAATGAGGATGATTTTGAATCTCTTTTAAAATTTTTGTCTAACTTAGAAAATAATACTTCAGTGGTTGTGGATGCTAAATTACCTCATCATTTAGAAATACTAGCTAGTGCGATTAAAGTAGTTTCTAAAGAAAAAAGATTTCTTTTTAGGACTGCAGCAAGCTTTATCAATTCTTTATCTGCCTTACCACCTAACCCTCAAGATGCTGCAGATTTAGTTGCTTTGAAATTGAAAAATAAAGAGTGTAAATATAAGCCAGGTTTGGTAATGGTTGGCTCCCATGTGAAATTAGCGACAGATCAATTAAAGGTTTTATTGATAGATAATTCCTGTGAGGGGGTCGAAATACCAGTTAGTAAATTAGCTAATATTTTTGCTTTAGAAGATTATCAACAGGCAATCTTAGAACTTGAGCATACTTTATTATCGGAAATAGATGATATTTTGGGTATAGAAAAAATACCTGTTTTATATACTTCTCGAGAAGAAATGAAGTTTTCTGCTTGCCCTGAAAGAATGAATTTTGGACTTCAACTTGCAGAGTTTATGGCAGTTCTGGTTAGGAAAATAACTAATAAATTGGGTTATATTATTAGTAAAGGAGGTATTACAACACAGATCTTACTTCAGAAAGGGTTCAATTTTAACCATGTAAATTTAAAAGGCCAAGTATTACCAGGGTTGTCAATAGTAACAAGTAATTCTGATCAATATAATTTACCAATAGTTACTTTCCCAGGTAATCTTGGCAATGAGAAAACCCTGTTAGAAGTATTAAAATTGATGGAGTCAATTCCTTAA
- a CDS encoding phycoerythrobilin:ferredoxin oxidoreductase, with the protein MQSIRNNSLEPISISNWRWAYFLDQTIKAFSTFQTRPYPIDNDFLFRESFFGSSSNPKKVILETWGLKMEKIRQARCACLQAGDITSVMNLVISPLNNYDLPFFGADFVTLPNGHLIALDLQPALKDDTTHTQYVSNKLKSIHAHWQSKIPSGGDIPSGARKYFSPAFLWSRIPLGEEGDNLITQVIKPAFDEYLNCFLDLVREAKIISKERSFQLLDGQKKYMRYRAEKDPARGMLRSFFGELWTESYINNILFDLK; encoded by the coding sequence ATGCAAAGTATTCGAAATAATAGTCTTGAGCCTATTTCAATAAGTAATTGGCGTTGGGCTTATTTCTTAGATCAAACTATTAAGGCCTTTTCTACTTTTCAAACTAGACCTTATCCAATAGATAATGATTTTCTGTTTAGAGAATCTTTTTTTGGTTCAAGTTCTAATCCTAAAAAAGTTATTTTGGAAACATGGGGTCTAAAGATGGAAAAAATACGACAGGCTAGATGTGCATGCTTGCAAGCAGGTGACATTACTTCTGTCATGAATTTGGTAATTTCACCTCTCAATAATTATGACCTGCCTTTTTTTGGAGCCGATTTTGTCACACTTCCAAATGGACATCTTATTGCATTAGATCTTCAACCAGCGTTAAAAGATGATACAACACATACTCAATATGTTTCGAATAAATTAAAATCTATACATGCTCATTGGCAATCTAAAATTCCATCAGGAGGTGATATACCCTCTGGGGCTAGAAAATACTTTTCTCCAGCTTTTCTTTGGTCTAGAATTCCATTAGGAGAAGAAGGTGACAACTTGATTACTCAGGTAATTAAACCTGCTTTTGATGAATACTTGAATTGTTTCTTGGATTTAGTAAGAGAGGCAAAAATAATTTCTAAGGAAAGATCTTTTCAACTGTTAGATGGTCAGAAAAAATATATGCGATATAGGGCTGAAAAAGATCCTGCAAGAGGAATGTTGCGGAGCTTTTTTGGAGAGCTATGGACTGAAAGCTATATAAATAATATCCTTTTTGACTTAAAATAA
- a CDS encoding 15,16-dihydrobiliverdin:ferredoxin oxidoreductase has product MFNNLLSELKKNILEHGGKKLIVPNEFCECVSKQGNCKLNSWLWDVPGFRRWRVTRLDAGDRLQVLNSVAYPDEKNDMPIMGIDLLWFEKKQKLVAILDFQPLVQDKEYLDRYFDGLKSLKKCFNQFNSSMKSNIYDPNKYFSPWALVCKGGNFEAENILPKIFSSFLKCYWENLDLSKANENHIKSQEISLLHIDYDKYSAKKDPAHGLFSGFFGKEWSEKYMKEFLFPLSLENINS; this is encoded by the coding sequence ATGTTTAATAACCTGTTAAGTGAGTTAAAAAAAAATATTCTTGAACATGGCGGTAAGAAGTTGATTGTACCGAATGAATTTTGTGAATGCGTTTCAAAACAAGGCAATTGTAAATTGAACAGTTGGTTATGGGATGTTCCCGGATTTCGAAGATGGAGAGTCACTAGATTGGATGCAGGAGATCGCCTTCAGGTATTAAATTCAGTTGCTTATCCTGATGAAAAAAATGATATGCCAATTATGGGTATTGACCTTTTGTGGTTTGAAAAAAAACAAAAGCTAGTTGCTATTCTTGATTTCCAGCCTCTAGTTCAAGATAAAGAATATTTAGATAGATATTTTGATGGCTTGAAAAGCCTAAAAAAATGTTTTAATCAGTTTAATTCTAGTATGAAAAGTAATATATATGATCCAAATAAGTACTTCTCACCATGGGCCCTTGTTTGCAAAGGAGGAAATTTTGAAGCGGAAAATATTTTACCAAAAATTTTTAGTTCTTTTCTTAAATGTTATTGGGAAAATCTTGATTTGTCTAAAGCTAATGAAAATCATATTAAATCTCAAGAGATCAGCTTATTGCATATAGACTATGATAAATATAGTGCTAAAAAAGATCCTGCTCATGGTTTATTTTCTGGCTTTTTTGGTAAAGAATGGTCAGAGAAATATATGAAAGAATTTTTATTTCCTTTAAGCCTAGAAAACATTAATTCTTAA
- a CDS encoding heme oxygenase (biliverdin-producing) — translation MALAFARQLREGTKKSHTMAENTGFISCFLKGVVDRSSYRNLLADLYFVYSAMEEEIEKLCENSHPIISPIGFKELFRKKKLEQDLSFYFGSNWSELVKPSKPAVEYEARIREIAKDNPELLIGHHYSRYIGDLSGGQLLKTITKKAMNLPGDDGLSFYIFEEISDEKEFKIKYRNTLDNLPIDQKTADSIIEEANRSFKYNMDIFNELEGNLIAAIGKVLFRFFANKKRKGSTE, via the coding sequence ATGGCACTAGCCTTCGCTAGGCAACTTCGTGAAGGGACTAAAAAGTCTCATACGATGGCTGAAAACACAGGTTTTATAAGTTGTTTCCTCAAGGGAGTAGTTGATAGGTCCTCATATAGAAATTTATTAGCTGATTTATATTTTGTTTACTCTGCGATGGAGGAAGAGATAGAAAAACTTTGTGAAAATTCTCATCCAATAATTTCTCCAATTGGATTTAAAGAGCTTTTTCGTAAGAAAAAATTAGAACAAGATTTGTCATTCTACTTTGGTAGTAATTGGTCTGAATTGGTAAAACCCTCAAAACCTGCTGTTGAATATGAAGCAAGAATCCGAGAAATCGCTAAAGATAATCCTGAACTTTTAATTGGGCACCACTACAGCCGATATATAGGTGACTTGTCTGGGGGACAGCTTTTGAAAACAATCACTAAAAAAGCCATGAATCTTCCTGGTGACGATGGACTTAGCTTTTATATTTTTGAGGAAATCAGCGATGAAAAAGAATTTAAGATTAAGTATAGAAATACTTTAGACAATCTTCCTATTGATCAAAAGACAGCTGATTCAATTATAGAAGAGGCTAATAGATCTTTTAAATATAATATGGATATTTTTAATGAATTAGAAGGAAATTTAATTGCAGCGATAGGGAAAGTTTTATTTAGATTTTTTGCAAATAAAAAGCGAAAAGGTAGCACGGAGTAA
- a CDS encoding alpha-hydroxy acid oxidase, with protein MLGADVSSPRVLNIDDLRSRAKSRLPAMVFNYIDSGADREQTLSQNCNAYNEILFRPRCAVSVPSCDLGISVLDQKFQLPFLLGPVGSSRMFYPQGEVVAAREAGKAGTGYTLSTLSGCLLEDVKAATNGPAWYQLYLLGGKEVALKTISRAKKAGFSAIVVTIDTPVSGLRERDMRSGTQQLLSMNPLEMFPYIPQILVKPCWMTQWLSDGGLMSFPNVQLDDGPMGYTAIGPALEQSVVTWEDLQWIREAWGGKIIVKGIHIGDDAKKAAELGADAIVISNHGARQLDSVAPTIRVLPEILAAVDGKIDVLLDGGIRRGSDVVKALCLGAKGVLIGRAYAYGLAAAGGKGVARAIEILQTDIVRTMKLLGCGSVAELNKSYIQVPESWERFE; from the coding sequence ATGTTAGGAGCAGATGTTTCCTCTCCAAGAGTACTTAATATTGATGACCTCAGGTCTAGAGCTAAAAGTCGTCTGCCGGCAATGGTTTTTAACTATATAGATAGTGGTGCAGATAGAGAACAAACACTTTCACAAAATTGCAACGCATATAATGAAATTTTATTTAGACCTAGATGTGCAGTTTCTGTTCCATCGTGTGATCTTGGAATATCTGTTTTAGATCAGAAATTTCAACTTCCTTTCTTGTTGGGACCAGTAGGTAGTAGCAGAATGTTCTATCCTCAAGGAGAAGTGGTTGCAGCTAGAGAGGCAGGAAAAGCTGGAACTGGATATACCTTGTCGACTCTCTCTGGTTGTTTATTAGAAGACGTTAAAGCTGCTACAAATGGGCCAGCTTGGTATCAGCTTTATTTGCTAGGTGGTAAAGAAGTTGCCTTAAAAACAATTTCTAGAGCCAAAAAAGCTGGATTCTCAGCAATAGTTGTAACTATTGATACACCCGTGTCTGGTTTAAGAGAAAGAGATATGCGATCAGGAACTCAACAGCTTTTATCAATGAATCCTTTGGAGATGTTTCCTTATATTCCTCAAATATTAGTTAAACCATGCTGGATGACTCAATGGTTAAGTGATGGAGGCTTAATGAGTTTTCCTAATGTTCAACTTGATGATGGCCCCATGGGATATACGGCAATTGGTCCTGCTTTAGAGCAATCAGTTGTTACTTGGGAGGATCTTCAATGGATACGAGAGGCGTGGGGTGGAAAAATTATTGTTAAGGGTATACATATTGGTGATGATGCAAAAAAAGCGGCAGAGCTAGGGGCTGATGCGATCGTTATTTCTAATCATGGAGCTAGGCAACTTGATAGCGTTGCTCCCACGATCCGTGTTTTGCCAGAAATTTTAGCTGCAGTTGATGGAAAAATAGATGTGTTGCTAGATGGAGGTATTCGCAGGGGTAGTGATGTCGTTAAAGCATTGTGTCTTGGTGCGAAAGGAGTTTTGATCGGTAGAGCATATGCTTATGGACTTGCTGCTGCGGGAGGGAAAGGCGTTGCCAGAGCTATAGAAATTCTTCAAACAGATATAGTGAGAACTATGAAACTATTGGGATGTGGGTCTGTTGCCGAGTTAAATAAATCTTATATTCAAGTTCCTGAAAGTTGGGAGAGGTTCGAATAA